The DNA region AGGGCGCAATTCGCTCGCGCGGCGGGCGTCGAGAACCGCCTGCTGGGAGGTCAATTCCTCCGCCAGTTCGGCGTACACGCCGCCCGACACGTACGCCTCCGGGTTGGCCTGCACCGAGCGCAGCTCGTTCAGGATTTCCTCGCGGTCGATGCCCGCGCGCTCGCGCAGTGTGGCGGCGGCAAGGGCCAGCGCGACGGCCCTCTTCTCGAAGCCCAGTTTGGTGATCTGTTTTCCGTTCATGGGGTCTTTCTGCGGAACGGAACCCGGCGTCCTGCGTCGTTCACGTCCCGTCGTTGGTGAGGGGTGGGGGGCTGCCCCGGTCGTCTCGCGTCCTGTCCTGATCTCGTCCGTCGCCGTCTGGGCCTGCGGATATATCCAGCATGTCGCCCCCTTTCTAAAGATGTACGGTTTGAACCCTTAATGTCCGCCCGTCAGTGTGCCCGGCGCCCCGGCGGTGCACATCGGCCAGATGACGCAAGGCACGTAGGCCGGATGTGGGCGAGCCTCAGCCCCACTCCTCCTCGTCGTCGTGGGTGAGCTGGCGGGCCCAGTCGGTCACCACCTCGGGGTAGAGGTCATGCAGCCTGTCCAGCAGCCGTTCCACGTCCGCATCTGCCCAGCCGTCCACTTTGGGCAGGCGGCGCGGAGGCAGTCCTAGGAGGAACGAGCCGGGGTCGTCCTGCAGGACGATGAGGGTGGCGGCGGCGTGTTTGCAGATCGCGTTGTACTCGTCGGGGCAGGAGCACGAGACCTCGCCGTTTTGCAGGTTGATCCGCACCCGGTACGGCGCCGGGCGGCTGCCCCGCACGCGCGACCGGTAGGTCTCGCCCTGCCGCTCGCGGTGGGTGATCTGCCCGCGCAACGTCTGTGCCCGCTCACGCACCTTGCCGGGGGCGGAGCGCAGCAACTCCTCCGGGGTGAGGCTCACCGCCGGGCCTCCAGCGCCGCCCGCGCCTCGGCCACCTCGTCCCAGGGCAGAGTCTCGCCGTCCCGTTCCAGCGTGTCCTCCGGCCCCTTCCCGGCGAGGAGCACGGTGTCGCCCGCTCGCGCCTCGCGGATCACGTGCCGGATCGCCTCGCGCCGGTCCCCGATGCTCGTGAAGTTGGCCCGGCCCGCCTCCCGCGCCCCCCGTTCCATCTCCCGCAGGATGTCGGCGAGGGGCGTATCGCGGTGGTCCTCCTCGGTGAAGACGGCGTGGTCGGCGAGCCGGGTGGCGACCTCGCCCAGGGGCGCGCGTTTGCTGGGGTCGCGCGGGCCGCCCGCCGAGCCGATCAGGACCCACAGCCGCCCGGTGGTCGTCGCCCGCAGGGTGGAGAGGGCCTTTTCCAGGCTGGGCGGCGTGTGCGCGAAATCCACGATGACGCGGGGGTCGTCCTCCCCCCCGGGGACGAGTTCCATTCGGCCCGGCACTCCCCGGAAGGAGGCCAGCCCCTCCACGAGCCCAGGCACCGTTGCTCCCAGGTGGACCGCCGCACCCATCCCCGCCAGCGCGTTCGCCACGTTGAAACGCCCAATCATGGGGAGGTGGGCGACGAACTCGCCCAGGGGGGAGAGGACGCGGAAGTGCAGGCCGGTGGCACGTTCCTCGATGTTCGTCGCCCGCCAGTCCGCCGCCCTTCCCTCGGCCGAGTAGGTCGTCTCCGAGGGCGCGAGGCCCGTCAGCCGCTCCGTCCACGGGTCGTCCGCATTCAGGACGGCGTGGCGGGCGCGTTCCACCAGCTTCCTCTTCTCGGCGAAGTAGTTCTCGACCGTGCCGTGGAAGTCGAGGTGTTCGCTGGAGAGGTGTGTCCACACCGCCACGTCCCAGTCCACCCCCCGCACCCGGTCGAGCGCGAGGGCGTGGCTGCTCGCCTCCAGCACGACGGCCCGCGCGCCCGCCGCCACGATCCCCGCCAGGGTCGCCTGCACCTGCGGCGCCTCGGGGGTGGTGAAGTGGGCCGGGAAGTGCCGCAGCACGCCGTCCGGCAACTCGTAGCCGACGGTGCTCAGCAGGCCCGTCTCCAGCCCTGCCGCGCGCAGGAGATGCCGGGTGAGCCAGCTCGTCGTCGTCTTGCCGTCCGTGCCCGTCACGCCGACCACCTTCAACTTTCGGCTGGGGTGCCCAGTGAGGGCCGCCGCCGCGTCTGCCAGGGCCGCCCGGGCGCTTCGCACCGTCAGGTAGGGCAGGGGGGAGGCCAGACCTTCCGGCAATCCTTCCCCCAGCACCGCCACCGCCCCCCGCTCCGCCACCTCGTCCAGGAAGCTGTGCCCGTCGAAGCGTGCCCCGCGAATCGCCACGTAGGCAAATCCCGGCTCCACCCACGCCGCGTTGTGCGTCACGCCGCGCACCTCCACGTCGGGCAGGTCGGGGGAGGGAACGGCGAGGACGGCGGCGAGGTCGCGCAGGCGCATAGGAATTGAGACTAGCAGCCGCCTCCCCGGCCCCGCCCGCCCCGTATCCTGGGGCCATGACGGTCCCCGCCACCCCGGACGCCGACACCTGCGAGGTCAGTTGCGTTCACCCGGAAGCCGTCGCCCGCGCCCGCGCCGTCCAGCCCGACGACGACGCCCTGGGCCGGGCCGCCGGGCTCCTCAAGGCCGTCTCCGACCCCACCCGGTTGCGGTTACTCACTGCCCTGGGCACCGGGGAACTCTGCGTGTGCGACCTCGCGGCGGTGGCGGGCACCAGCGAGAGCGCGGTGAGCCATCAACTGCGCCTCCTCCGGGGACAGAACCTCGTCGCCCCACGCCGGGAGGGCCGTATTGTCTACTACCGCCTGGCGGACGGGCATGTGTCGGCCCTGCTGGGAAACGTGCTGGAGCATGTGAGCGAGGGGACTTGGGGACCTCGCCCCTGGCTGACGGCTGAACGCTGAGAGCTGACCGCTACCTCAACAGCGGCAGCCCGAACCCGTACCCCTGCACCCGGTCGCACACCCACTGGAAGGCCGCCGGGTCATGCACGAAGTCGAGTCGGTCGCCGGGCACCCGCACCACCGGGCAGGCATCGAAGGCCCGAATCCACTCGTCGTAGAGGCGGTTCAGGCCCAGCAGGTAGGTGTCGGGAATGTTCTGCTCGTAGTCCCGCCCGCGCTGGGCGATGCGCTGCCGCAGGGTGGGGAGTGAGGCGTCGATGTGGATCAGGAGGTCGGGCACCCGCAGGGCGGGGAGGATGCCCTCGTAGAGGCCCAGGTACGTCGCCCAGTCGCGCCCCTCCATCTGCCCGCTCTCGTAAAGGTTGCGCGCGAAGATGTTGGCGTCCTCGAAGACGGTCCGGTCCTGAATGACGTACCGCGCCCCCGTCACGAGGTTGAGGTGCTGCTCCAGCCGCCGCGACAGGAAGTACACCTGCGAGTGGAAGGAATACCGCCGCATGTTGCGGTAGAAGTCTTCCAGGTAGGGGTTCTCGGCATAGGGCTCGTAGACGGGCCGCAACCCGTAGCGGTCCGAGAGCATCCGCGTGAGGGTGCTCTTGCCGCTGCCGATGTTGCCCGAGACGGCGAGGTACATCAGCGGCTCCGCCGCCGGTGAGTGGTGAGTGGGAAGTGGTGAGTGGGAAAAACATTCGCGCCCACCCACTGACCACTGACCACTGACCACTGACGCTCCTTCATCCCCTCACCGCCCCTTCCGCCCGCAGCGCCTCGTCTACCCGCCCCAGGATCGCCTGCTCGTCCTGGGCACTCCCCACGAAGTCGTACCCGCTCGCGTCGACCATTAGGAGGCGGCCCGGGTAGGTGCGGAAATATTCGTCGTAGCGGGCCGTAAGCTCGGCGAGGTAGGCGGCCTGCATCGCGCGCTCGAAGGGGCGCCCCCGCTTCTCGATGCGCGAGAGGAGGAGGCCCGGCTCGGCGCGCAGGTACACCACGAGGTCGGGGGTGGGCAAGCGGGGCGAGAGGTGGGCGTACAGGTCCTTGTACAGGGCGAATTCGGCTTCACGCAGGTTCATCGCCGCGAAGATGAAGTCCTTGTCGAAGAGGTAGTCGCTGACGACGTGACCGCTCCACAGCCCCGGCTGGGCGAGGGCCGAGAGCTGCTTGAAGCGCGAGAGCAGGAAAAAGACCTGCACCTGGAAGGCGTAGACCTCTGGAGCCTCGTAGAAGCGGGCCAGGAAGGGATTCTCCTCCACGACCTCCAGGTTGAGTTCCGCGCCGTAGCGCGCCGCGAGCCTGCCCGCAAGGCTGGTCTTTCCTACCCCGATGGGGCCTTCCACGACGACGTACATAGCGGGGGAGATGATAGGGCTTGAAGCGGTCAGCCGTCAGCAAGAAGAGCCAGGGCACAGGCCAAGGTTCTTTTTCTCTGACCGCTGATGGCTGAAAGCTGACGGTTCTACTGCAATGTCCGCTTCTGGAGCGGCACCCGCACGTCCACGCTCCGCTTGTTGCGCCACACCCGCAGGTTGACCGTCTGGCCGGGCCGCTTGGCGGCGACGAGGCGGATCACGTCGAAGCTGCCGCGCACCCGCTGGCCGTCCACCGCGACGATGATGTCCCCCAGGGGCGCGAGGAGCTGGCCCCGGCTGTTGCGCAGGGAACCGCGCAGTCCCGCCCGCGCCCCGGCGGTCCCGGCGGGCACCTCGTCCACCAGGGCGCCCTCGCTGCTGCTCAGCCCGGCGAGCTGGCGCAGGGCAGGCTCCAGGCTGTCGAGGTCCACCAGGGTCACCCCCAGGGTGCCGCGCTGGGGCACGCCGATTCTCTCCAGATCCTCCAGGCTCTGCCGCACGAGGTCGCCGGGGATGGCGATGCCGATCACGCCGGGGACGAAGTTGTTGGGCGCGGCGTTGGCGTCGGCCACCCCCACGACCGCCCCACGCGAGTCGAGGACCGGGCCGCCGCTGTTACCGCCCTGGATGTTGGTGGTGGTCACGAGGTACTGCCCGATCTCCCCGCCGAGCTGGTCGTTGCGGGGCACGTCGCGGGCGCTGGCGGCCACGCTGAACACCCCCGTCGCCACGAAGTTCGGAATCCGCAGCGGCGTGCCGATGGTGATGAGCTTCTGGCCCGGGAGCAGGCCCGCGCTGCGCCCGAAACTCAGGGTCCTGGGCGCCGTCACCCCCGACACCCGCAGGATGGCGATGTCGATGCCGGGGTCCACGCCCTCGACCCGCGCCGTCACCCGCCGCCCGTTGGAGAGGGTCACGCTGACCGACTCCTGGTACTGGATGACGTGGTAGTTCGTGACGATCAGGTCACGCTTGTAGAAAAAGCCCGTGCCCGTCTCCACCGGGTCGTCGCCCGCCTGAAGCACGTCCTTGCGCAGCCGGGCGTCCACCCGCACGACGGCCGGGAGGGCCTGCTGCGCCACCTCGACCGTGTTGATCTCGTCGGCGGTGACGAGAGTGCGCTGGGCCTGGACGCGGCCCGTGACGTAGGCGCCCGTCGCTGCGGCGAGAAGCAGCAGCGCGAGTCCGGCGGCACGGGCCAGGGACCTCACTCGCCCCCGCCGCCTTTGCCCCCGCCGTCCGTGCCGGTGGCCTTGCCCGCCCCCGCCTCGGCGGGCTTGGGCCGCGAGTCGGTCACGTAAAAGCCGCTGCCCCGGAACGCGATGCCGGGCTGCGAGGGCACGCGCTTGATGGGCGCGCCCGTCTCGGGGTGAACGGTCAGCGCCTCGTCGCGGATGCTCTGCTTGATCTCGTAGACTTCGCCGGTCTCGATGTTCTTGTAGACGTAGGTGGGCATAGCCTCTTTTCTCCAGCGGCTAATCTAGCAAGGCGGGGGCTGGGAAAGGGGGAGGCAAGTCCCGGTGGGCCAGACGTGAAGACCCCCACCCGCTCAGGGGTGAGGGTCCAGGTCGGAGGAGGAAGGTTCGGCTTACGTCCCAACCAGGGGCCGCTCCAGCCCGAACACCCGGTCGTCCACCGCAAGAGACTCGTTCCCGGCCTTGATCGTGGCGGCAAGGGCCTTGGTCTCGGGGAAGAGCTTGGCGAAGTAGAAGCGCGCGGTCTGGACCTTGGCGAGGTAGAAGCCGTCCCGGTCCTGCCCGGCCCCCACCTTCTCGGCGGCGATCTTCGCCATCCGCGCCCACAGGTAGCCGTAGACGACATGCCCAAAGAAGCGCAGGTAATCCACGGCAACCGCGTTCACCTCGTCGGCACCCTCGGGGCCCGCGAGCGCTTTCTGTCCGACGACCATCGTGAGGCTGCCGAGCTGGTTCGCGGCCTTGCCCAGCGCGTCGAGGTAGGGGGCCAGTTCCTCATCGCCCTCGTTCTCCTCCACGAACTGTTGCAGGACTCCGGCGAGCTTCTGGAGCTTCTTGCCGCCGTCCATCAGCACCTTGCGGCCCAGCAGGTCGAGGGCCTGGACGCCGTTGGTGCCCTCGTAGATCTGGGCGATGCGCGCGTCGCGGACGAACTGCTCCATGCCCCACTCGCGGATGTAGCCGTGCCCGCCGTACACCTGCTGGCTGAGAACGGCGATGTTGAAACCGTTGTCAGTCATGAACGCCTTGGCAATGGGCGTCAGGAGCGCCACGAGGTCGGCGGCCTCCTTGCGCTTCGCCTCGTCGGGGTGGTGGTGCTCGACGTCGATGCTCAGCGCCAGCCACATCGCCATCGCGCGGCCCGCCTCGGTGTACGCCTTGCCGGTGAGCAACATCCGGCGCACGTCGGGGTGGACGATGATCGGGTCGGCCTCCTGGGCCGGGTCCACGCGCGGCTCGTGGCGCATCTGGAGGCGTTCCTTGGCGTAGGACAGGGCGTTCTGGTACGCCACCTCGCCGAGCGCGAGGCCCTGGAGGCCCGTGCCGAGTCGGGCGGCGTTCATCATGATGAACATGTTGTTCATGCCCTTGTTCACTTCGCCGACGAGGAACCCCTTCGCGCCGTCGAAGTTGAGCACGGCGGTCGCGTTGCCGTGAATCCCCATCTTGTGCTCGATGGAGCCGCAGACCACGCCGTTGCGTTCACCAACCGAGCCGTCCGCGTTCGGCAGGAACTTGGGCACCAGGAAGAGGCTGATCCCCTTCGTGCCCGCCGGGCTGCCTTCCAGCCGCGCCAGGACGAGGTGGACGATGTTCTCGGCCATGTCGTGCTCGCCCGCGCTGATGAAGATCTTGGTGCCCGTGATCGCGTAGGAGCCGTCACCGTTGTCCGTCGCCTTCGTGCGGATGATCCCCAGGTCCGTGCCCGCGTGCGGCTCGGTGAGGCACATCGTCCCCGTCCACTCGCCGCTCACGAGCTTGGGGAGGTAGGTGGCCTTGAGTTCGTCGCTGCCGACCGCGTGCAGGGCGGAGTACGCCCCGTGCGAGAGGCCGGGGTACATCGACCACGCGACGTTGGCCGAGTTCAGCATCTCCACGAGGATGTTGCTCACGAGGTGGGGCATCCCCTGCCCGCCGTACTCGGGGTCGGCGTCGAGGGCGGTCCAGCCTGCCTGACGGTACTTGTCGTAGGCGGCCTTGAAGCCCGTGGGGGTAGTCACGACCCCGCCCGCGTGCCAGGTACAGCCTTCCTCGTCGCCCACCCGGTTAAGGGGCGCGAGTTCGGTCTCCACGAAGCGGGCGGCCTCTTCGAGCACCTGGTTCATCAGGTCGGTGTCGGCGGTCTCGTTCTGCGCGTGGAAGGGCAGCGCGCCGAGGGCTTGGGGCGCGTCCAGCAGCTCGTGCATCAGGAACTTGATGTCGCGCAGGGGGGCCTTGTACTGGGGCATAGGTGGTCTCCTCCTCGGAGGTCGCCGAACGTCGGCGAGCACTCCCGGTGTCGTTGCTTGTACCAAGTCTAAAACTTTCCGTGGCGAAAGTCACGCGGGCGAACAGCGGCCCGCTGGAGCCGCATGGCTGCACGAGAGAGTACGCAACGATACAACGGCTTTCCGGTGCAACTTGGATGGTTGTCCGTTCTTCACGGACTGGGAGAACCCCCGCCGGGGTCCTGTCTTCTTTGCGGCCGTGTCTCAGGCAGAGTTTCGGGTATCCTGATCGAGATCATGAATTATCCAAGCCTGGTCTGGCACCTCAAGCGCACTGAGCTGTTCGCGGACCTTGAGCTGACGGAGCTGGAGCGCGTGGCCGCCACCACGCCCTACCGCTCGTACCAGCCGGGCGAGGTCATCTACCGCATGGACGACCCGGCGGACGCACTGTATTTCGTCCGTAGTGGGCTCGTGAAGATCAGCAAGCTCTTTCCCAACGGCAAGGAGGCCATCCTGGGCGTGATCGGCCAGCACGACACCTTCGGAGAATTGCTGCTCCAGCCCGAGGAGCGCCGCCCCACCCAGGCCGAGGCCCTGGAGCGCACCACCCTGATCGTGCTGCCGCGCACCGAGCTGCAAAAGCTCCTGAACACCAAGCCCGACCTCGCCATGAAGCTGATCCGCCTGATGGCCGCCCGGCTCTTCGAGGCGCAGTCGTGGACCGCTGCCGTGAGCGCGTACAGTGCCCCCGAGCGGGTCGCCAGCCTGCTCTACCGCCTCGCCCGCGAGTTCGGACGGCCCCACAACCAGGGCGTCGAGCTGGCCCTCAAGCTCAACCAGGAGGACATCGCCCGGATGGTCGGCGCCACCCGCGAGACGGTGAGCCATTCTCTGGGCAAGCTCAAGCAGGAGGGCGCCATCGTCCGCGCCCGCGCGCCGATGATCGTGCGGCTGGAGGGCCTGAGGCGCTACCTGGAGGAGTAGCTAGAGCGGGCCTTGCAGGGACAGGTCCCCGTTCACCGTGCCCGCCTGGGCGGCGAGTTTGCGGCGTGCCTTCTCCGCCCACAGGTAGCGGGCGGCGAGCGTGCGGTGGGGAGACCAGGCGCGGACGACCTCGTTCTGTGCCTCGCGGGAAGTCGCCCCGGGGTGCAGCCGCTCCAACTCCTGCCGCAGCACGAGGTCCCCGAAGCTGAACACGTCGGGTCGGGCGAGGCCGAACATCAGGAACATCTCGACGGTCCAGCGCCCGATGCCGGGCAGGGGCGTCAGCCGCTCGATCACCGCCTCGTCGGGCAGGGCCTCC from Deinococcus aetherius includes:
- a CDS encoding SWIM zinc finger family protein encodes the protein MSLTPEELLRSAPGKVRERAQTLRGQITHRERQGETYRSRVRGSRPAPYRVRINLQNGEVSCSCPDEYNAICKHAAATLIVLQDDPGSFLLGLPPRRLPKVDGWADADVERLLDRLHDLYPEVVTDWARQLTHDDEEEWG
- a CDS encoding UDP-N-acetylmuramoyl-L-alanyl-D-glutamate--2,6-diaminopimelate ligase; translation: MRLRDLAAVLAVPSPDLPDVEVRGVTHNAAWVEPGFAYVAIRGARFDGHSFLDEVAERGAVAVLGEGLPEGLASPLPYLTVRSARAALADAAAALTGHPSRKLKVVGVTGTDGKTTTSWLTRHLLRAAGLETGLLSTVGYELPDGVLRHFPAHFTTPEAPQVQATLAGIVAAGARAVVLEASSHALALDRVRGVDWDVAVWTHLSSEHLDFHGTVENYFAEKRKLVERARHAVLNADDPWTERLTGLAPSETTYSAEGRAADWRATNIEERATGLHFRVLSPLGEFVAHLPMIGRFNVANALAGMGAAVHLGATVPGLVEGLASFRGVPGRMELVPGGEDDPRVIVDFAHTPPSLEKALSTLRATTTGRLWVLIGSAGGPRDPSKRAPLGEVATRLADHAVFTEEDHRDTPLADILREMERGAREAGRANFTSIGDRREAIRHVIREARAGDTVLLAGKGPEDTLERDGETLPWDEVAEARAALEARR
- a CDS encoding ArsR/SmtB family transcription factor, which produces MTVPATPDADTCEVSCVHPEAVARARAVQPDDDALGRAAGLLKAVSDPTRLRLLTALGTGELCVCDLAAVAGTSESAVSHQLRLLRGQNLVAPRREGRIVYYRLADGHVSALLGNVLEHVSEGTWGPRPWLTAER
- a CDS encoding deoxynucleoside kinase, with amino-acid sequence MYLAVSGNIGSGKSTLTRMLSDRYGLRPVYEPYAENPYLEDFYRNMRRYSFHSQVYFLSRRLEQHLNLVTGARYVIQDRTVFEDANIFARNLYESGQMEGRDWATYLGLYEGILPALRVPDLLIHIDASLPTLRQRIAQRGRDYEQNIPDTYLLGLNRLYDEWIRAFDACPVVRVPGDRLDFVHDPAAFQWVCDRVQGYGFGLPLLR
- a CDS encoding deoxynucleoside kinase, with protein sequence MYVVVEGPIGVGKTSLAGRLAARYGAELNLEVVEENPFLARFYEAPEVYAFQVQVFFLLSRFKQLSALAQPGLWSGHVVSDYLFDKDFIFAAMNLREAEFALYKDLYAHLSPRLPTPDLVVYLRAEPGLLLSRIEKRGRPFERAMQAAYLAELTARYDEYFRTYPGRLLMVDASGYDFVGSAQDEQAILGRVDEALRAEGAVRG
- a CDS encoding S1C family serine protease; the protein is MRSLARAAGLALLLLAAATGAYVTGRVQAQRTLVTADEINTVEVAQQALPAVVRVDARLRKDVLQAGDDPVETGTGFFYKRDLIVTNYHVIQYQESVSVTLSNGRRVTARVEGVDPGIDIAILRVSGVTAPRTLSFGRSAGLLPGQKLITIGTPLRIPNFVATGVFSVAASARDVPRNDQLGGEIGQYLVTTTNIQGGNSGGPVLDSRGAVVGVADANAAPNNFVPGVIGIAIPGDLVRQSLEDLERIGVPQRGTLGVTLVDLDSLEPALRQLAGLSSSEGALVDEVPAGTAGARAGLRGSLRNSRGQLLAPLGDIIVAVDGQRVRGSFDVIRLVAAKRPGQTVNLRVWRNKRSVDVRVPLQKRTLQ
- a CDS encoding FmdB family zinc ribbon protein, encoding MPTYVYKNIETGEVYEIKQSIRDEALTVHPETGAPIKRVPSQPGIAFRGSGFYVTDSRPKPAEAGAGKATGTDGGGKGGGGE
- a CDS encoding acyl-CoA dehydrogenase C-terminal domain-containing protein, which produces MPQYKAPLRDIKFLMHELLDAPQALGALPFHAQNETADTDLMNQVLEEAARFVETELAPLNRVGDEEGCTWHAGGVVTTPTGFKAAYDKYRQAGWTALDADPEYGGQGMPHLVSNILVEMLNSANVAWSMYPGLSHGAYSALHAVGSDELKATYLPKLVSGEWTGTMCLTEPHAGTDLGIIRTKATDNGDGSYAITGTKIFISAGEHDMAENIVHLVLARLEGSPAGTKGISLFLVPKFLPNADGSVGERNGVVCGSIEHKMGIHGNATAVLNFDGAKGFLVGEVNKGMNNMFIMMNAARLGTGLQGLALGEVAYQNALSYAKERLQMRHEPRVDPAQEADPIIVHPDVRRMLLTGKAYTEAGRAMAMWLALSIDVEHHHPDEAKRKEAADLVALLTPIAKAFMTDNGFNIAVLSQQVYGGHGYIREWGMEQFVRDARIAQIYEGTNGVQALDLLGRKVLMDGGKKLQKLAGVLQQFVEENEGDEELAPYLDALGKAANQLGSLTMVVGQKALAGPEGADEVNAVAVDYLRFFGHVVYGYLWARMAKIAAEKVGAGQDRDGFYLAKVQTARFYFAKLFPETKALAATIKAGNESLAVDDRVFGLERPLVGT
- a CDS encoding Crp/Fnr family transcriptional regulator codes for the protein MNYPSLVWHLKRTELFADLELTELERVAATTPYRSYQPGEVIYRMDDPADALYFVRSGLVKISKLFPNGKEAILGVIGQHDTFGELLLQPEERRPTQAEALERTTLIVLPRTELQKLLNTKPDLAMKLIRLMAARLFEAQSWTAAVSAYSAPERVASLLYRLAREFGRPHNQGVELALKLNQEDIARMVGATRETVSHSLGKLKQEGAIVRARAPMIVRLEGLRRYLEE